The Fimbriimonas ginsengisoli Gsoil 348 genome window below encodes:
- a CDS encoding nuclear transport factor 2 family protein: MSPFLLFLVLQADPRRAIQAQYDAWSKAYMARDAETLIGILSPDYTLTGSNKKPLAYDVYVAKLRLMKETPADPTRYSTHIKKLTERGDEADVVSVETMETDTVDPKTKRPALSLHRHEYLDTWIHYDAGWRLRRTVTRREWTDISPKRVH; the protein is encoded by the coding sequence CCGACCCGAGACGGGCGATCCAGGCTCAATACGATGCTTGGTCGAAGGCGTACATGGCTCGGGACGCGGAGACGCTGATCGGGATCCTCTCGCCGGACTACACGCTCACGGGCTCGAACAAGAAGCCCTTGGCCTACGACGTATACGTTGCCAAGCTTCGCCTCATGAAGGAAACCCCCGCCGACCCAACGCGGTACTCGACGCACATTAAGAAGCTTACCGAGCGAGGCGACGAGGCGGATGTCGTCTCCGTGGAAACGATGGAAACCGACACCGTCGATCCCAAAACAAAACGCCCGGCGCTCTCTCTACATCGCCACGAGTACCTCGACACTTGGATCCACTACGACGCCGGCTGGCGCTTGCGCCGAACGGTTACGCGACGCGAGTGGACCGATATCTCTCCGAAACGGGTTCACTAA
- a CDS encoding UbiA-like polyprenyltransferase → MATAVRGVRAFRVYLEMIKFEHSIFALPFAMIGMMWGSRAAFGHPWPGGWTLFWIVVAMVSCRSAAMAFNRIADRDIDAVNPRTKNRAIPAGMLELRQVNLFFFASCVLFFVAAGMLNPLSLALSPVALGVTLVYSRTKRFTPLCHFVLGLSLGIAPAAAWIGTTGKLELAIGAITFAVLFWTAGFDIIYALQDEEFDREHRLRSLPQTIGKASALTVSRVCHLLAVAFLALGGWMIHAGPIWWAGVLFAALLLTYEQSLVKPDDLTRVNMAFFTLNGFVSLGMFAFALADQLTR, encoded by the coding sequence ATGGCCACCGCTGTGCGGGGGGTACGCGCATTTCGCGTGTACCTCGAGATGATCAAGTTCGAGCATTCGATCTTCGCGCTCCCGTTTGCGATGATTGGGATGATGTGGGGCTCGCGGGCGGCATTCGGTCATCCGTGGCCCGGCGGATGGACCCTCTTCTGGATCGTCGTCGCCATGGTGAGTTGCCGAAGCGCGGCAATGGCGTTCAACCGCATCGCGGACCGCGATATCGATGCGGTGAATCCGAGGACGAAGAACCGAGCAATCCCGGCCGGGATGCTCGAGCTTCGCCAGGTAAATCTCTTCTTCTTCGCAAGCTGCGTCCTCTTCTTCGTTGCGGCCGGGATGTTGAACCCGCTTTCCCTGGCCCTCTCCCCGGTTGCCCTGGGCGTCACCCTCGTCTACTCGAGAACCAAGCGGTTCACTCCCCTCTGCCATTTCGTGCTTGGTCTTTCGCTCGGCATCGCGCCGGCGGCGGCTTGGATCGGAACGACGGGCAAACTGGAGCTGGCGATCGGGGCGATCACTTTTGCCGTCCTGTTCTGGACCGCGGGCTTCGACATCATCTACGCCCTTCAAGACGAGGAGTTCGACCGGGAGCACCGGCTCCGCTCGCTACCCCAAACCATTGGCAAAGCTAGCGCCCTCACCGTCAGCCGCGTCTGCCACCTCCTTGCGGTCGCCTTTCTCGCCCTCGGCGGCTGGATGATCCACGCCGGTCCGATCTGGTGGGCCGGCGTCCTATTCGCCGCGCTGCTCCTCACCTACGAGCAAAGCCTGGTGAAGCCCGACGATCTAACCCGGGT